In one window of Streptomyces sp. FXJ1.172 DNA:
- the xylB gene encoding xylulokinase: MSAAEGPLVVGVDTSTQSTKALVVDASTGQVVASGQAPHTVSSGAGRESDPRQWWDALCEALSQCGEAAHEAAAVSIGGQQHGLVTLDERGEPVRPALLWNDVRSAPQARRLVEELGGPKAWAERTGSVPGASFTVTKWAWLAEHEPEAVRATKAVRLPHDYLTERLTGQGTTDRGDASGTGWWASGTEAYDEETLAHVGLDPALLPRVVRPGEVAGTVRDSHDLPFSKGTLVAPGTGDNAAAALGLGLRPGSPVLSLGTSGTVYAVSRRRPADPTGTVAGFADAHGDWLPLACTLNCTLAVDRVAALLGLDREAVEPGGSAILLPYLDGERTPNLPHASGLLHGLRHDTTGGQVLQAAYDGAVHALLGALDLVLDEDADRSTPLLLIGGGARGTAWQQTVRRLSGRPVQVPEARELVALGAAAQAAGLLTGEDPAAVARRWHTAAGPVLEAVERDEATLERITGVLSDAAPLLERGTDTRPHA; encoded by the coding sequence ATGTCAGCAGCCGAGGGTCCGCTCGTCGTCGGCGTGGACACATCCACCCAGTCCACGAAGGCGCTGGTGGTCGACGCGTCGACCGGGCAGGTGGTGGCGAGCGGCCAGGCGCCGCACACCGTCTCCTCGGGCGCGGGCCGGGAGAGTGATCCGCGTCAGTGGTGGGACGCGCTGTGCGAGGCGCTCAGCCAGTGCGGTGAAGCCGCGCACGAGGCGGCGGCGGTGTCGATCGGCGGCCAGCAGCACGGCCTGGTCACCCTGGACGAGCGGGGCGAGCCGGTGCGGCCCGCGCTGTTGTGGAACGACGTCCGCTCGGCGCCGCAGGCCCGCCGGCTGGTGGAGGAACTGGGCGGGCCGAAGGCCTGGGCGGAGCGCACCGGCAGCGTGCCCGGGGCGTCGTTCACCGTCACGAAGTGGGCGTGGCTGGCCGAACACGAGCCGGAGGCGGTCCGCGCGACGAAGGCGGTGCGGCTCCCCCACGACTACCTCACCGAGCGCCTGACCGGGCAGGGCACGACCGACCGCGGCGACGCCTCGGGCACCGGCTGGTGGGCTTCCGGGACGGAGGCCTACGACGAGGAGACCCTCGCGCACGTGGGCCTCGACCCGGCGCTGCTGCCCCGGGTGGTGCGGCCGGGCGAGGTGGCCGGCACTGTACGCGACAGCCATGACCTGCCGTTCTCCAAGGGCACGCTGGTCGCCCCGGGGACCGGTGACAACGCCGCGGCGGCACTGGGTCTCGGCCTGCGGCCGGGCAGCCCGGTGCTCAGCCTCGGCACGTCCGGCACGGTGTACGCCGTCTCCCGGCGCCGCCCTGCCGATCCGACCGGCACGGTGGCGGGCTTCGCCGACGCGCACGGGGACTGGCTGCCGCTGGCCTGCACCCTGAACTGCACGCTCGCCGTGGACCGCGTCGCGGCACTGCTGGGCCTGGACCGGGAGGCCGTCGAGCCCGGCGGCTCCGCGATCCTCCTGCCGTACCTGGACGGTGAGCGCACCCCGAACCTGCCGCACGCCTCCGGGCTGCTGCACGGCCTGCGCCACGACACGACCGGGGGCCAGGTGCTCCAGGCCGCGTACGACGGCGCCGTGCACGCGCTGCTCGGCGCCCTCGACCTGGTCCTGGACGAGGACGCGGACCGCAGCACCCCGCTGCTGCTGATCGGCGGCGGAGCCCGCGGCACGGCCTGGCAGCAGACGGTACGGCGCCTGTCGGGGCGGCCGGTCCAGGTACCCGAAGCCAGGGAGCTGGTCGCTCTCGGGGCCGCGGCGCAGGCCGCCGGCCTGCTCACCGGCGAGGATCCGGCCGCGGTGGCGCGCCGCTGGCACACCGCGGCGGGCCCGGTGCTGGAGGCGGTGGAACGGGACGAGGCGACGCTGGAGCGGATCACCGGGGTACTCTCCGACGCGGCCCCGCTGCTGGAGCGGGGGACGGACACCAGGCCGCACGCGTGA
- a CDS encoding SWF or SNF family helicase — MPSARGTRSRSKAASIRRPRDACRSSYGRSCCGGASRTLRALEDAALDGAAVTAGRRLARAGAVGAMTVRPGRVTAVVREPGGAAHRADVLVPELSGREWERFLGVAVEQAGHLAALLDRELPPHLIEDAAVSGIELLPGLGDLEPACDCGAWDHCGHTAALCHQMARVLDEDPFLLLLLRGREREVFLAELQGRGTAPRAEPAAPGAEPEGVDAAEAWAAGDILPPLPELPGLPQAPGTAPSLDAGTAAPQVDPVALGHLAGRTAVEAYRLLAEILRGDMRNPTGATAAQDAVRLACGEPAHAVAERLADGSGRGREGLAAAVRAWQAGGAVGLAVLDEEWPVEGAALARARVALGSAWEAEEEPPFRWSGNRWTVPDEGVQLRLAPDGRWWPYRHKGGRWIPAGGPDHDPAVALAVARRGTEGTAGNAP, encoded by the coding sequence GTGCCTTCCGCGCGCGGTACGCGCAGCCGGTCGAAGGCGGCCTCGATCCGGCGGCCGCGGGACGCCTGTCGAAGCTCGTACGGCCGTTCCTGCTGCGGCGGCGCAAGTCGGACCCTGCGGGCCCTGGAGGACGCGGCCCTGGACGGCGCGGCGGTCACCGCGGGACGCCGGCTCGCGCGCGCGGGCGCGGTGGGCGCGATGACCGTACGGCCGGGCCGGGTGACCGCCGTCGTCCGGGAGCCGGGTGGTGCGGCCCACCGGGCCGATGTCCTGGTGCCTGAGCTGTCCGGTCGCGAGTGGGAGCGGTTCCTGGGCGTGGCCGTGGAGCAGGCCGGGCATCTGGCCGCCCTGCTCGACCGGGAGCTGCCGCCGCACCTGATCGAGGACGCCGCGGTGAGCGGGATCGAGCTGTTGCCGGGCCTCGGCGATCTGGAGCCCGCGTGCGACTGCGGGGCCTGGGACCACTGTGGGCACACCGCCGCGCTGTGCCACCAGATGGCGCGCGTGCTGGACGAGGATCCGTTTCTGCTCCTGCTGTTGCGCGGGCGGGAGAGGGAGGTGTTCCTGGCGGAGCTTCAGGGACGCGGGACCGCTCCCCGGGCAGAACCGGCCGCTCCCGGAGCGGAGCCCGAGGGCGTGGACGCGGCGGAGGCGTGGGCGGCCGGGGACATCCTGCCCCCGCTGCCCGAGCTTCCCGGACTCCCTCAGGCACCCGGTACAGCACCGTCCCTCGACGCCGGGACGGCTGCGCCCCAGGTCGACCCTGTGGCGCTCGGGCATCTGGCGGGTCGCACCGCTGTGGAGGCGTACCGACTGCTGGCAGAGATACTCCGCGGGGACATGCGGAATCCCACCGGTGCGACGGCCGCGCAGGACGCCGTACGGCTTGCCTGCGGAGAGCCTGCCCACGCCGTCGCCGAACGGCTCGCCGACGGGTCGGGACGCGGACGCGAGGGCTTGGCTGCCGCCGTCCGGGCCTGGCAGGCCGGAGGGGCGGTGGGCCTGGCCGTGCTCGACGAGGAGTGGCCGGTGGAAGGCGCGGCGCTCGCACGCGCGCGCGTGGCGCTCGGATCGGCCTGGGAGGCGGAGGAGGAGCCGCCCTTCCGCTGGAGCGGCAACCGGTGGACCGTCCCCGATGAAGGGGTTCAGCTGCGTCTGGCCCCCGACGGCCGCTGGTGGCCGTATCGGCACAAGGGCGGCCGCTGGATTCCGGCAGGCGGCCCGGACCACGATCCGGCGGTCGCGCTGGCCGTGGCACGGCGCGGCACGGAAGGGACGGCTGGCAACGCTCCTTGA
- the xylA gene encoding xylose isomerase: MSYQPTPEDRFTFGLWTVGWQGRDPFGDATRRALDPVETVQRLAELGAYGVTFHDDDLIPFGASDTERESHIKRFRQALDATGMTVPMATTNLFTHPVFKDGAFTANDRDVRRYALRKTIRNIDLAVELGAKTYVAWGGREGAESGAAKDVRAALDRMKEAFDLLGEYVTAQGYDLRFAIEPKPNEPRGDILLPTVGHALAFIERLERPELYGVNPEVGHEQMAGLNFPHGIAQALWAGKLFHIDLNGQSGIKYDQDLRFGAGDLRAAFWLVDLLESAGYTGPRHFDFKPPRTEDLDGVWASAAGCMRNYLILKERSAAFRADPEVQEALRASRLDQLAQPTAADGLQALLADRSAFEDFDVEEAAVRGMAFEQLDQLAMDHLLGARG; this comes from the coding sequence ATGAGCTACCAGCCCACCCCCGAGGACAGGTTCACCTTCGGCCTGTGGACCGTCGGCTGGCAGGGAAGGGACCCGTTCGGCGATGCCACCCGCCGCGCCCTCGACCCGGTCGAGACGGTGCAGCGCCTGGCCGAACTGGGTGCCTACGGGGTGACCTTCCACGACGACGACCTGATCCCCTTCGGTGCCTCGGACACCGAGCGCGAGTCGCACATCAAGCGGTTCCGGCAGGCCCTGGACGCGACCGGTATGACCGTCCCGATGGCCACCACGAACCTCTTCACACACCCCGTCTTCAAGGACGGCGCGTTCACCGCCAACGACCGCGACGTGCGCCGTTACGCCCTGCGCAAGACCATCCGCAACATCGACCTGGCGGTCGAGCTGGGCGCGAAGACCTACGTCGCCTGGGGCGGGCGCGAGGGTGCCGAGTCCGGTGCCGCCAAGGACGTGCGTGCGGCCCTGGACCGGATGAAGGAGGCCTTCGACCTGCTCGGCGAGTACGTCACCGCGCAGGGCTACGACCTCCGCTTCGCCATCGAGCCCAAGCCGAACGAGCCCCGCGGCGACATCCTGCTGCCCACCGTCGGCCACGCGCTGGCCTTCATCGAGCGCCTGGAACGCCCCGAGCTGTACGGCGTCAACCCGGAGGTCGGGCACGAGCAGATGGCCGGCCTGAACTTCCCGCACGGCATCGCGCAGGCCCTGTGGGCGGGCAAGCTCTTCCACATCGACCTCAACGGTCAGTCCGGCATCAAGTACGACCAGGACCTGCGATTCGGCGCGGGCGACCTGCGGGCGGCCTTCTGGCTGGTCGACCTGCTGGAGAGCGCCGGCTACACGGGGCCCCGGCACTTCGACTTCAAGCCGCCGCGGACCGAGGACCTCGACGGCGTGTGGGCGTCGGCTGCCGGCTGCATGCGCAACTACCTGATCCTGAAGGAGCGTTCGGCCGCCTTCCGGGCCGACCCGGAGGTCCAGGAGGCGCTGCGTGCCTCGCGGCTGGACCAGCTGGCGCAGCCGACCGCGGCCGACGGCCTGCAGGCCCTGCTCGCCGACCGCTCGGCCTTCGAGGACTTCGACGTGGAAGAGGCAGCCGTACGCGGTATGGCGTTCGAGCAGCTCGACCAGCTGGCGATGGACCACCTGCTCGGGGCGCGTGGCTGA